The following coding sequences are from one Thermostaphylospora chromogena window:
- a CDS encoding CRISPR-associated endoribonuclease Cas6, with amino-acid sequence MEVFARGIKQRELLDWGGTAFRVLGVSVVDPPAFKEGRGRFRTATPVVMKGTGLNAAGVRTTRQAWLMPTDPEFPVFFQRNLRRKAETLGLDPEVSLTAISWVGAKRSFAVGRGLKPGAPIEVELTGAPETLQAIWSWGLGQANAAGFGWVAA; translated from the coding sequence GTGGAGGTGTTCGCGCGGGGGATCAAACAGCGGGAACTGCTCGATTGGGGCGGGACGGCCTTCCGGGTGCTCGGCGTCTCAGTGGTTGACCCTCCGGCGTTCAAGGAGGGACGCGGTAGGTTCCGCACGGCCACGCCGGTTGTGATGAAGGGCACGGGCCTTAACGCGGCCGGGGTGCGGACCACGCGGCAGGCGTGGCTGATGCCTACAGATCCCGAGTTCCCGGTGTTCTTCCAGCGGAATCTCCGGCGCAAGGCCGAGACACTTGGCCTTGATCCGGAGGTGTCGCTGACCGCTATCTCCTGGGTGGGGGCGAAGCGGTCCTTCGCGGTGGGTCGAGGACTCAAGCCTGGAGCGCCGATCGAGGTCGAGCTGACCGGGGCGCCGGAGACACTCCAGGCGATTTGGAGCTGGGGTCTGGGCCAGGCGAATGCCGCTGGTTTCGGCTGGGTGGCCGCGTGA
- the fxsT gene encoding FxSxx-COOH system tetratricopeptide repeat protein → MPDSTPDLGIYAEGDRSISAFVINAATTGDHSPIIKLEPGTLRPAAAVEPGGRVTNLPRAHSKVFVGRTDAMAAVEEAFTGASGQVVIGQVIQGMGGVGKSELARQYIDRHKDRYRVVWWITATNPEQITTDLAHLAERLHPPLPQAVALSMALGLDKAADWAKAWLQSHDGWLLVLDNLEDPRHIQDLLGQLRSGHIVITTRRQVAWPAGVTHLSLDILTPQAAIELLLAVSERTPDPDEEPVFAAIAKELGYLPLALEQAASYIREARISPARYRQQLAKHPLHFYQASLEEADPQQTIARLWDAHLALIRTRNPQAELVLRVLACFAPDRIPRDIIGGAQAAEDPAMLDVLRLLASYSLITLEEQTLNMHRLLQAVITAADDTRTQTATDEPSSPQLALSWLADAWSAAADLPPSERTGRWQMLTPHLESLIRHHPITDTPGKDDWIFPVATNFERSQGNYHRAKLLARHTLALMTTSRGREHFYTLIARGNLASVLGNLGRLEEAEAEFRAVLEVSRRVLGEEHPITLTDRGDLAGVLGGLGRLEEAVAEIRAVLPTMRRVLGEEHPITLTNWGNLAFILGSLGRLEEAEAEFRAVLEVSHRVLGEEQPITLANRGNLALVLGSLGRLEEAEAEHRVVLEASRRVLGEEHPITLTSWNNLAGALGELGRLEEAEAEFRAVLEARRRVLGEEHPDTLTSRSDLAEALAELGRLEEAEAEFQAVLDVLGRHE, encoded by the coding sequence ATGCCCGACTCCACGCCTGATCTAGGTATCTACGCCGAAGGAGATCGCTCGATCTCCGCTTTCGTTATCAATGCAGCGACCACGGGTGACCACTCGCCGATCATCAAGCTTGAGCCGGGAACACTGCGCCCTGCGGCGGCGGTAGAGCCTGGTGGGCGGGTGACGAATCTGCCGCGGGCCCACTCGAAGGTGTTCGTCGGCCGTACCGATGCCATGGCCGCGGTCGAAGAGGCGTTCACCGGCGCGTCAGGGCAGGTGGTCATCGGCCAGGTGATCCAGGGCATGGGCGGTGTGGGCAAAAGCGAGCTGGCGCGCCAGTACATCGACCGCCACAAGGACCGGTATCGGGTGGTGTGGTGGATCACCGCGACCAATCCCGAGCAGATCACCACCGATTTAGCCCACCTGGCCGAACGGCTGCATCCTCCGCTGCCACAGGCTGTAGCGCTGTCGATGGCACTGGGCCTAGACAAGGCAGCCGACTGGGCCAAAGCCTGGCTGCAGTCCCATGACGGGTGGTTACTGGTGCTGGACAACCTCGAGGACCCCCGCCACATCCAGGATCTTTTGGGCCAGCTCCGCTCCGGCCACATCGTGATCACTACGCGGCGGCAGGTGGCCTGGCCGGCCGGGGTCACCCACCTGTCACTGGACATCCTGACCCCGCAGGCCGCCATCGAACTGCTCTTGGCCGTTAGCGAGCGCACCCCTGACCCTGATGAAGAACCGGTGTTCGCGGCAATCGCCAAAGAGCTGGGATACTTGCCACTGGCCTTGGAACAGGCCGCCTCCTACATCCGCGAGGCGCGGATCTCCCCCGCCCGGTACCGACAACAACTGGCCAAACATCCGCTGCACTTCTACCAAGCCTCCCTCGAGGAAGCAGACCCCCAGCAGACGATCGCCCGGCTGTGGGACGCTCATCTGGCCCTCATCCGCACCCGTAACCCTCAAGCCGAACTGGTACTACGCGTCCTGGCTTGCTTCGCCCCCGATCGCATCCCCCGCGACATCATCGGGGGTGCCCAAGCGGCCGAGGATCCGGCGATGCTGGATGTGCTGCGTCTGCTGGCCTCATACAGCTTGATCACCCTGGAGGAACAGACCCTCAACATGCACCGCCTGCTGCAGGCGGTCATCACCGCAGCCGACGACACCCGTACCCAGACCGCCACCGACGAACCGTCCTCCCCACAGCTGGCACTGTCTTGGCTGGCGGACGCCTGGTCGGCCGCCGCCGACCTGCCTCCGTCCGAGCGAACCGGCAGATGGCAGATGCTCACACCGCACCTGGAGAGCCTAATCCGCCACCACCCCATCACGGACACACCCGGCAAAGACGACTGGATTTTCCCTGTAGCCACCAACTTCGAGCGCAGTCAAGGCAACTATCACCGAGCCAAGCTCTTGGCTCGACACACTCTGGCTCTGATGACGACCAGCCGGGGAAGGGAACATTTCTACACGTTAATCGCACGCGGCAACTTGGCGTCCGTGTTAGGGAATCTTGGTCGGTTGGAGGAGGCGGAGGCTGAGTTCCGCGCGGTGCTAGAGGTCTCTCGTCGGGTGTTGGGGGAGGAGCACCCGATCACCTTGACCGACCGGGGTGATCTGGCAGGGGTGCTGGGGGGGTTGGGGCGGCTGGAGGAGGCTGTGGCCGAGATCCGGGCGGTATTGCCGACTATGAGGCGGGTGCTGGGTGAAGAGCACCCGATCACGCTGACCAACTGGGGCAATCTGGCATTCATACTGGGGAGTCTTGGTCGGTTGGAGGAGGCGGAGGCTGAGTTCCGCGCGGTGCTAGAGGTCTCTCATCGGGTGTTGGGGGAGGAGCAGCCGATCACGTTGGCCAACCGAGGCAATCTGGCACTCGTGCTGGGGAGTCTTGGTCGGTTGGAGGAGGCGGAGGCTGAGCACCGTGTTGTGTTGGAGGCTAGCCGTCGGGTGTTGGGGGAGGAGCACCCGATCACGCTGACCAGCTGGAACAACCTGGCGGGGGCGTTGGGTGAGTTGGGGCGGCTGGAGGAGGCGGAGGCTGAGTTTCGCGCGGTGTTGGAAGCTCGTCGTCGGGTGTTGGGGGAGGAGCATCCGGACACGTTGACCAGTCGGAGTGATCTGGCGGAGGCGTTGGCTGAGTTGGGGCGGTTGGAGGAGGCGGAGGCTGAGTTCCAGGCGGTGCTGGATGTCTTGGGTAGGCATGAGTGA
- the cas7i gene encoding type I-B CRISPR-associated protein Cas7/Cst2/DevR, which produces MSYLVGKIVLDVVAGAPNNGMGEDNVARVKQLRVGRNVHPYVSAQAFRRWLRDSLPASEPVSPVVRSGSGRKQQAYTQGRPDLYFDDDLFGYMVAVKGDKTKTCQRDTVLATGTFVSVAPRRPELDFGTMSRGFAAGENPVLHSHEFYSAELAGDVLVDLPRIGVFEIDGAGLKIALPEPAAEQARANGAEPVTFRGCSALRLGIVERRRRAALLLRTLTTVRGGAKRSLHYGDRTPAMILLAPMKGGINPFTRVLGVRADQVRFDAEVLRAEIEAWADELDGQVLLGWAPGFLGDQRSQVRSELNDLIADGRLLLDHPRVLLGALAEQIERGDRDAWFEDPKE; this is translated from the coding sequence GTGAGCTACCTGGTAGGAAAGATCGTCCTGGATGTGGTGGCCGGCGCGCCGAACAACGGGATGGGGGAGGACAACGTCGCCCGAGTGAAGCAGCTTCGGGTTGGTCGTAACGTGCACCCCTACGTTTCGGCGCAGGCGTTCCGCCGGTGGCTGCGCGATTCCCTGCCCGCCTCCGAACCGGTGTCGCCGGTGGTGCGCTCAGGCAGCGGTAGGAAACAGCAGGCGTATACGCAGGGGCGTCCCGACCTCTATTTCGACGATGATCTGTTCGGCTACATGGTCGCGGTCAAGGGTGACAAGACCAAGACCTGCCAGCGTGACACGGTCTTGGCGACGGGAACATTCGTGTCGGTCGCGCCGCGTCGCCCGGAGCTGGATTTCGGCACGATGAGCCGAGGGTTCGCCGCCGGAGAGAACCCGGTCCTGCACAGCCACGAGTTCTACAGCGCCGAACTGGCCGGGGATGTGCTGGTGGACTTGCCGCGGATCGGAGTCTTCGAAATCGACGGCGCAGGGCTGAAGATCGCCCTTCCGGAGCCTGCGGCCGAGCAGGCCCGGGCGAACGGAGCCGAGCCGGTGACCTTCCGGGGGTGTTCCGCGCTGCGGCTCGGCATCGTCGAACGGCGGCGGCGGGCCGCGCTGCTGCTGCGGACGCTGACGACGGTGCGTGGCGGGGCCAAGCGGTCGCTGCACTACGGTGACCGCACTCCGGCGATGATCCTGCTCGCCCCGATGAAGGGAGGGATCAACCCGTTCACCCGGGTGCTGGGCGTCCGGGCGGATCAGGTGCGCTTCGACGCAGAGGTATTACGAGCGGAGATCGAGGCGTGGGCTGATGAGCTGGACGGCCAGGTTCTCCTCGGTTGGGCACCGGGCTTCCTCGGAGATCAGCGCAGCCAGGTGCGCTCCGAATTGAACGATCTGATCGCCGACGGGCGTCTCCTGCTCGACCATCCGCGTGTCCTGCTGGGAGCGTTGGCCGAGCAGATCGAGCGCGGCGACCGAGACGCGTGGTTCGAGGATCCCAAGGAATGA
- a CDS encoding superinfection immunity protein, giving the protein MDALAADNPGFWMLLVLALAVLYILSTLIGLLRGVENLALLVVINLVGGMTCVGWPATLIGAFLMPKKSGRPPEYHPRW; this is encoded by the coding sequence GTGGACGCTCTCGCCGCCGACAACCCCGGCTTCTGGATGCTGCTCGTCTTAGCGCTGGCGGTGCTCTACATCCTCTCCACGCTGATCGGGTTGCTCCGCGGCGTGGAGAATCTGGCGCTGCTGGTGGTCATCAATCTCGTCGGCGGCATGACCTGCGTCGGCTGGCCCGCCACCCTGATCGGGGCCTTCCTGATGCCGAAGAAGTCCGGCCGTCCGCCTGAGTACCACCCGCGCTGGTAG
- the cas5 gene encoding CRISPR-associated protein Cas5 has product MTVVALEVTVTAPIVSFRNPLYAGVQVTLPCPPPATVGGMLAAAAGGWGAVRPDTRFAMAFHARGSGADLETYHPLDATGKKANPTPRERGFLADVTLTVWLTADVELWERRLRRPVWPLRLGRSQDLVAVRTRRVQLRSGPGRQGSAVLPEEIASPSAGMLLRLPTAISLDRRRTRWDAYRFDASARIDREVASDWADEDGRAVALLPPTHPAQLAEVRA; this is encoded by the coding sequence ATGACGGTAGTCGCCTTGGAAGTCACAGTCACCGCGCCGATCGTCTCCTTCCGCAACCCCCTCTACGCCGGTGTGCAAGTAACGCTTCCCTGCCCGCCCCCGGCGACGGTGGGGGGCATGCTCGCGGCGGCGGCCGGCGGCTGGGGCGCTGTGCGGCCGGATACCCGGTTTGCGATGGCGTTCCACGCCAGGGGATCGGGAGCGGACCTGGAGACCTACCATCCGCTGGACGCCACGGGGAAGAAAGCCAATCCGACCCCGCGTGAGCGTGGATTCCTGGCCGACGTGACGCTGACGGTGTGGCTGACGGCCGACGTCGAGCTGTGGGAGCGGCGGCTGCGCAGACCGGTGTGGCCGCTGCGGCTGGGGCGGAGCCAAGATCTGGTCGCGGTGCGTACTCGGCGCGTCCAGCTGCGTTCCGGCCCCGGCCGCCAGGGCTCCGCCGTACTGCCGGAGGAGATCGCTTCCCCTTCGGCCGGGATGCTGTTGCGGCTGCCCACCGCGATCTCTCTGGATCGTCGGCGCACCCGCTGGGACGCTTACCGTTTCGACGCCTCGGCGCGCATCGACCGGGAGGTCGCCTCTGACTGGGCGGACGAAGACGGCCGGGCGGTGGCGCTGCTGCCTCCTACACACCCCGCCCAGCTCGCGGAGGTTCGGGCATGA